Genomic segment of Candidatus Neomarinimicrobiota bacterium:
TTGATGCCTTAGCCGATTTCGGAACCATCAATCGTGAAGATCTGGAATTATGTTACCGGACAGATACTGTTGATGATGCTTTTCATTATCTCACGCGGCAACTGACAGAACATTATCTGGAAGAGAAGCCGCCAGGAGAATAAATATCAGATCCGGCTTCCCAGGATCGTTTGTCGACTGGCGCCAGTCACTGATGGGATGTTTCCAGGGAGATCGTTGATATTGAGATATCCCAGATAAGCGAAGCCAAAAGCTTCTTTATTGCTTGTCGTGATTCCACTGTGATCGACCTGTCGGATATCAATATGGGGTAGTTCGGCTTCAAGAAGTTTTAACATTGTATTATTAAAACAACCACCGCCACCAATAAACAACACCTGTGGATCGTAGTCGGCAGAACATTCGTTTACACTGGAAACAATAGTTTTAACAGTTAAAACTGTCAGGGTGTAAATTAAATCTTTAAACTGTTGATCTGTCTCTGGAGAAAACTGTTTAAGTATTTGATTGAAGTAGACAAGCCCGAATTGTTCCTGGCCGGCGGAACGCGGTGGCGTCAGTTGATAAAACTTATGCTCAAGCAGAAAAGAAAGTAGTTTTTGATTTAAAACTCCTTCGGCGGCAAATCTCCCTTCAGGGTCATAGGCCAATGTATCATTTGAGTATAAACGGACGGCCTTGTCGATCAGGGTGTTGCCAGGGCCTGTATCCCAGGCTAACAGGGGCTGAGAGCTCAGTGTTGCAGGGATGACAGTTAAATTGGCAATACCGCCGATGTTGAGGGCCAACACATCTGCCTGTTCCTGTTGAAAAAGAAACCGATCAACAATTGGAATAAGTGGAGCTCCCTGACCACCTTGTTTGATATCTGCTGAACGAAAATCATAAATAACCGGAACATCAAAACGCTGTTTCATAAAACTCGGCTCACCTATCTGCTGGGTGAAATGAGGTGGCTCGTGTTTAATAGTTTGACCGTGAGAAGCGATGACATCAAACTTTAGGTCAAGTTTAGCGATCTCGTCTGCAAACCATGTTCCTAATTCGGTGTCAAATATGGCTACATCATGATCGCTTAATTCCAGCGGATTACGGAAAGCCAACTGAAAGTGTTTGGGGTAAGGTATCTCAGTTGAAAAAATAACTGTAAAAGTTGGTGTGTCAGTCTTGCCAGAGAATTCCACCAGACAGATGTCAAGACCATCAGCAGAACTGCCTGTCATGAGCCCCAGAATCCGGAGTTTTGATTTAGTTTTGATAGATAATTTCATAGCGACAGTGAAGCTATCATTTGTGAAGTTGAATTCAAAGGCTGGTATTTCCAATATATATTGTCATTGTAGAGACATTGCATGCAGCGTCTCACCAAACAAAATATCAACAAAAACAAGTGACGGAAACAAATTGATTTTGATTTCACATCGACATCATCCCGATTATCTTGGCGCCCTGTTTTAGAATTAAGCTTGATGTAATAAGATGTTACAGGCTTGTAATAGATTGAATGGGAGAAGAGAAGTGGATATCAAAATTGAAGTTGGGAAACCACACGAACGAACTTTGAAAGTCCATGTAGACTGGGCTGAAATGGAACCCGGTTTTGAGAAAAAATTAAAAAAATTGAATAAGCAGGTCAATCGTCCAGGATTCAGACCCGGTAAGGTTCCTCGCAAGATCATGCTGCAATCCTATGGACCCAGCGTTTTGGCTGAAATATTGGATGAAACGGTTCAAGCTGCCTATTATAAAGGTATGATCGATCATCAATTGTCTCCTATCGACCAGGGAAGCATTGAGGATATGTCTGAGTTTGATATCGGGAAGGATTTGAAATTTACAATAAAGCTCCTGGTTGAACCTGATGTTGAGATGTTTGATTACAAAGCTGGATTCAAGATCACTAAAACTGAGTACAGTGCCACAGATGAAGATGTAGCACACGCCTTGGAACATCTGCAGGAGCGCCTTGCCGAAGTAGAAGTACGTGATGATGGGGCTGTGGATGGCGATCTGCTGAAAGGCGATCTTCAATATCATGACGCTGATGGTGAACCCATTGAAGACAGTCATGTTGAAAATCGTTACATCAAAATTGGTGATGGCGTATTTGGTGGTGATGTAGCTAAGATCCTGATCGGTTCAAAGGCTGGTGAGGAAGTGTCTTTTGATATTCCTGCTCAAACCAAAGATGCCGAGGATCTGCATATCAACATGCAGATCAAAGCAGTGGAGACTCATATTTTACCAGAGCTGACAGATGAATTCGCCAAGCAGGTCGACCCTAAATTTGAGACTCTTGAATCGCTCAAGGAAAGCACTTTGGAAGA
This window contains:
- a CDS encoding anhydro-N-acetylmuramic acid kinase translates to MKLSIKTKSKLRILGLMTGSSADGLDICLVEFSGKTDTPTFTVIFSTEIPYPKHFQLAFRNPLELSDHDVAIFDTELGTWFADEIAKLDLKFDVIASHGQTIKHEPPHFTQQIGEPSFMKQRFDVPVIYDFRSADIKQGGQGAPLIPIVDRFLFQQEQADVLALNIGGIANLTVIPATLSSQPLLAWDTGPGNTLIDKAVRLYSNDTLAYDPEGRFAAEGVLNQKLLSFLLEHKFYQLTPPRSAGQEQFGLVYFNQILKQFSPETDQQFKDLIYTLTVLTVKTIVSSVNECSADYDPQVLFIGGGGCFNNTMLKLLEAELPHIDIRQVDHSGITTSNKEAFGFAYLGYLNINDLPGNIPSVTGASRQTILGSRI
- the tig gene encoding trigger factor; its protein translation is MDIKIEVGKPHERTLKVHVDWAEMEPGFEKKLKKLNKQVNRPGFRPGKVPRKIMLQSYGPSVLAEILDETVQAAYYKGMIDHQLSPIDQGSIEDMSEFDIGKDLKFTIKLLVEPDVEMFDYKAGFKITKTEYSATDEDVAHALEHLQERLAEVEVRDDGAVDGDLLKGDLQYHDADGEPIEDSHVENRYIKIGDGVFGGDVAKILIGSKAGEEVSFDIPAQTKDAEDLHINMQIKAVETHILPELTDEFAKQVDPKFETLESLKESTLEDIQKQLDYDVTKALDQTLANKLVEETDLDVPDIMVEDYLDKLIERVRQERGADVDEAEVRTQNRERATWELSWYLIRKNLIATEKLEVTEADIDAKLDELVAQMPGDKEKMKALYRDKQYLPQIKDDILEKKIFAHLESFAKVKVKQDTSKAIGGYHAHAH